A genomic segment from Pseudosulfitobacter sp. DSM 107133 encodes:
- the lptF gene encoding LPS export ABC transporter permease LptF — translation MARFDRYMLSQFLLLFGFFALVLVAVFWINRAVVLFDRLIGDGQTALVFLEFTSLSLPKLIVTVLPIATFAASVYVTNRLSGESELVVMQATGSGPWRLARPVLVYGLIVSAMMTLLAHVLVPAAQGQLSIREAEISRNVTSRLLTEGTFLSPAEQVTFYTRAIGEDGVLRDVFLSDRRNPAQRVIYTAAEAYLVRNDAGTTLIMVDGLAQRLNTKDNRLSTARFQDFSFDISKLVSSDTEVTGSIRNMSTLALLTDWDRIADETGARNGDIAEEVHSRFAQPLFCIVAALIGFATLMVGGYSRFGVWREAVIAFGLLIAIDGLRSTFAQMVLVDASLWPTMYLPSLLGALLIAGFLTLAAKPGLLRRRKVQRVAAT, via the coding sequence GTGGCCAGATTCGACAGGTATATGCTGTCGCAGTTCCTGCTGTTGTTCGGCTTTTTCGCGCTGGTGCTGGTGGCTGTGTTCTGGATCAACCGCGCCGTGGTGCTGTTCGACCGTTTGATCGGTGACGGGCAGACGGCGCTGGTGTTTCTGGAATTCACCTCTCTCAGCCTGCCCAAGCTGATCGTGACTGTGCTGCCAATCGCAACCTTTGCCGCGTCGGTCTATGTCACCAACCGCCTGTCGGGCGAATCCGAACTGGTGGTGATGCAGGCCACCGGATCGGGGCCCTGGCGTCTGGCGCGGCCGGTGCTGGTCTATGGGCTGATCGTGTCGGCGATGATGACCCTGCTGGCGCATGTGCTGGTGCCTGCGGCCCAAGGCCAGCTGAGCATCCGCGAAGCCGAAATTTCGCGCAACGTCACCTCGCGCCTTTTGACCGAGGGCACCTTTTTGTCCCCTGCCGAACAGGTCACCTTTTACACCCGCGCAATTGGCGAGGACGGCGTTCTGCGCGATGTGTTCCTGTCCGACCGGCGCAATCCGGCGCAACGGGTGATCTATACCGCCGCCGAAGCCTATCTGGTGCGCAACGACGCCGGCACGACCCTGATCATGGTTGACGGTCTGGCGCAGCGGCTGAACACAAAGGACAACAGGCTGTCGACCGCCAGGTTTCAGGACTTTTCTTTTGATATCAGCAAACTGGTCAGCAGTGACACCGAAGTTACCGGCTCGATCCGCAACATGAGCACGCTGGCATTGTTGACCGACTGGGACCGCATTGCCGACGAAACCGGCGCGCGCAATGGTGACATCGCAGAAGAGGTTCACAGCCGCTTTGCACAGCCATTGTTCTGTATCGTTGCGGCGCTGATCGGCTTTGCCACCTTGATGGTTGGCGGCTATTCACGCTTCGGTGTCTGGCGCGAGGCGGTGATTGCCTTTGGGCTGCTGATTGCCATTGACGGGCTGCGCAGCACCTTTGCGCAGATGGTGCTGGTCGACGCAAGCCTGTGGCCAACCATGTACCTGCCGTCCCTTCTGGGCGCGCTGCTGATCGCCGGTTTTCTGACCCTCGCCGCCAAACCGGGACTGTTGCGCCGTCGCAAAGTGCAAAGGGTAGCCGCAACATGA
- a CDS encoding MarC family protein: MIDTAFLITAFVTMFVVIDPLGMAPLFVALTQGMTAARRRAIAVRACVTGFILLLAFAAFGEKLLGFIGISMPAFRVAGGILLFITALDMLFERRTKRREDTSEDHGDDPSIFPLAIPLIAGPGAIASVILLTGQQPGLAGLGIVAGITLAVLLVVFVLFLASGLLERALGKTGITVVTRLLGMLLAALSVQFVLDGLRAFSFYEGLG, translated from the coding sequence ATGATCGACACCGCCTTTCTGATCACCGCCTTTGTCACCATGTTCGTGGTGATCGACCCGCTGGGCATGGCCCCGTTGTTCGTGGCTCTGACCCAGGGCATGACCGCAGCACGCCGTCGCGCCATTGCCGTGCGCGCTTGTGTCACCGGTTTTATCTTGCTGCTGGCCTTTGCCGCCTTTGGTGAAAAACTGCTGGGTTTCATTGGCATTTCCATGCCTGCATTCCGCGTTGCGGGGGGTATCCTGTTGTTCATCACCGCTCTCGACATGCTGTTCGAACGGCGCACCAAACGGCGCGAGGACACATCCGAGGATCACGGCGACGATCCGTCAATCTTCCCGCTTGCCATTCCGCTGATCGCCGGGCCGGGTGCGATTGCTTCGGTGATCCTGCTGACCGGCCAGCAACCGGGGCTCGCGGGTCTGGGTATTGTGGCCGGCATCACGCTGGCGGTTCTGCTGGTGGTCTTTGTGTTGTTTCTGGCCTCTGGCCTGCTGGAACGGGCGTTGGGCAAGACCGGCATCACCGTCGTGACCCGCCTGCTGGGCATGTTGCTGGCGGCGCTGTCGGTTCAGTTTGTTCTGGACGGCCTGCGCGCCTTCAGTTTCTACGAAGGGCTTGGCTAG
- a CDS encoding ABC-F family ATP-binding cassette domain-containing protein — MLRISDISYSIAGRPLFEGASAVIPEGHKVGLIGANGTGKTTLFKLIRRELVLEGGSISLPSKARIGGVAQEVPASSTSLLDTVLAADTERAELMADDSTDPTRIAEIQTRLADIDAWSAEARAATILKGLGFDDAEQLKPCSDFSGGWRMRVALAAVLFSQPDLLLLDEPTNYLDLEGALWLEAYLAKYPHTVIIISHDRGLLNRAVGAILHLEERQLTYYSGPYDQFARQRAERRAVQAAMAKKQQARREHMQSFVDRFKAKASKAKQAQSRLKMIEKMDMIAAPEEAAKRVFTFPEPEELSPPIINIEGGTTGYGDTVILSKLNLRIDQDDRIALLGKNGQGKSTLSKLLSDRLPLMSGKATRSTKLRIGYFAQHQVDELHIDETPLQHLQSLRPGVMQSKLRATLAGFGLGPDQADTAVGRLSGGQKARLSLLLATIDAPHLLILDEPTNHLDIESREALVEALTAYTGAVILVSHDMHLLGLVADRLWLVSDGTVRPYDEDLEAYRKMLLSADKPAKPAKVEAPKAKRPSREKVLELRAEARKSEARVDKLNEMRDKLAKKLADPALYDDSKKGEAEVWQKKYAEVMNALDRAEAMWMAALEKLEGADAV; from the coding sequence ATGTTGCGCATATCAGATATATCCTATTCCATCGCGGGCCGTCCTTTGTTCGAAGGCGCCTCTGCTGTCATTCCCGAAGGTCACAAGGTGGGCCTGATCGGCGCCAATGGCACGGGCAAAACCACGCTGTTCAAGCTGATCCGCCGCGAGCTGGTTCTGGAAGGTGGCAGCATCTCCCTGCCCTCCAAGGCGCGCATCGGCGGTGTGGCACAGGAAGTGCCCGCCTCGTCCACATCACTGCTGGACACGGTTCTGGCCGCCGACACCGAGCGCGCCGAGCTGATGGCCGACGACAGCACCGACCCCACCCGCATTGCCGAGATCCAGACCCGTCTGGCCGATATTGACGCATGGTCCGCCGAAGCGCGCGCCGCGACGATCCTCAAGGGGCTGGGCTTTGACGATGCCGAACAGCTGAAACCCTGCTCGGATTTCTCGGGCGGCTGGCGGATGCGCGTGGCGCTGGCGGCGGTGCTGTTTTCGCAACCCGACCTGCTGTTGCTGGACGAACCGACCAACTATCTCGACCTTGAAGGGGCGCTGTGGCTGGAAGCCTATCTGGCGAAATACCCCCACACGGTCATCATCATCAGCCACGACCGTGGCCTGTTGAACCGGGCCGTGGGTGCAATCCTGCATCTGGAAGAACGCCAGCTGACCTATTATTCCGGCCCCTATGACCAGTTCGCCCGCCAGCGCGCCGAACGCCGCGCCGTGCAGGCCGCAATGGCCAAGAAGCAACAGGCCCGCCGCGAGCACATGCAAAGCTTTGTCGACCGGTTCAAGGCCAAGGCATCCAAGGCCAAGCAGGCGCAGTCGCGTCTGAAGATGATCGAAAAGATGGACATGATTGCAGCCCCCGAAGAGGCGGCCAAACGCGTGTTCACCTTCCCCGAGCCCGAAGAGCTGTCGCCGCCGATCATCAACATCGAAGGCGGCACAACGGGCTATGGCGACACGGTGATCCTGTCCAAACTGAACCTGCGCATTGACCAGGACGACCGCATCGCCCTGCTGGGCAAGAACGGTCAGGGCAAATCGACCCTGTCGAAACTGCTGTCGGACCGCCTGCCGCTGATGTCGGGCAAGGCGACGCGGTCAACCAAGCTGCGCATCGGCTATTTCGCGCAGCACCAGGTGGACGAACTGCACATCGACGAAACGCCGTTGCAGCACCTTCAGTCGCTGCGTCCCGGCGTGATGCAGTCGAAACTGCGCGCGACACTTGCAGGCTTTGGCCTGGGCCCCGATCAGGCCGACACCGCCGTGGGCCGCCTTTCGGGCGGGCAAAAGGCACGTCTGTCGCTGCTGCTGGCCACCATCGACGCGCCGCACCTGCTGATCCTCGATGAGCCGACCAACCACCTGGACATCGAATCCCGCGAGGCACTGGTCGAGGCGCTGACCGCCTATACCGGTGCGGTGATCCTGGTCAGCCACGACATGCACCTTTTGGGTTTGGTCGCGGACCGGTTGTGGCTGGTGTCGGATGGCACCGTGCGCCCCTATGACGAAGATCTGGAAGCCTATCGCAAGATGCTGTTGTCGGCAGACAAGCCCGCCAAACCGGCCAAGGTCGAAGCCCCCAAGGCCAAGCGCCCCAGCCGCGAAAAGGTTCTGGAATTGCGCGCCGAGGCCCGCAAATCCGAAGCCCGCGTGGACAAGCTGAACGAGATGCGCGACAAACTGGCCAAGAAACTGGCCGACCCTGCGCTTTATGACGACAGCAAAAAGGGCGAGGCCGAAGTCTGGCAGAAGAAATACGCCGAAGTGATGAACGCACTGGACCGCGCCGAGGCGATGTGGATGGCCGCGCTTGAAAAACTGGAAGGCGCCGACGCCGTCTGA
- a CDS encoding DNA polymerase III subunit chi, producing the protein MGAAYFYHLTQRSMEDTLAMLLGKARGAGWRVAVRGREVARMAHLDDRLWLGQGFVPHGMAGGAHDAAQPILLTTQGDCPNGATCIMAVDGAEVSAEEVARMERVCILFDGYDPEALDSARSQWKRLKDAGAAAQYWSEESGRWEKKAET; encoded by the coding sequence ATGGGAGCCGCCTATTTCTACCACCTGACCCAGCGCTCGATGGAGGACACCTTGGCCATGCTGCTGGGCAAGGCGCGTGGCGCGGGCTGGCGCGTGGCCGTGCGCGGGCGCGAGGTGGCGCGCATGGCGCATCTGGATGACCGGCTGTGGCTGGGACAGGGGTTTGTGCCGCACGGGATGGCAGGGGGCGCGCATGACGCGGCCCAGCCGATCCTGCTGACCACACAGGGCGATTGCCCCAACGGGGCCACCTGCATCATGGCGGTTGACGGGGCCGAGGTCAGCGCCGAGGAAGTGGCGCGCATGGAGCGTGTCTGTATCCTGTTCGACGGCTATGATCCCGAGGCGCTGGACAGCGCACGCAGTCAGTGGAAACGGTTGAAAGACGCGGGTGCTGCGGCCCAATATTGGTCGGAAGAATCCGGTCGATGGGAGAAAAAAGCCGAAACCTGA
- a CDS encoding TIGR02281 family clan AA aspartic protease yields the protein MDTFDTGRLIYLVLLLLMIVGWGVASGRQSMNKTLQYAAVWGFIILGAVAAVGLWDDISRTALPYQATVVNENTISVPRSRDGHYYLTLQVNGADIRFVVDTGATDIVLSQADAKRAGLDVADLDYFGRAGTANGEVSTASVRLQSVALGPIVDHNISAVVNGGEMNGSLLGMGYLQHWGNISIARDTLTLTR from the coding sequence ATGGATACTTTTGACACTGGACGGCTGATCTATCTTGTACTGCTTTTGCTGATGATCGTCGGCTGGGGCGTGGCATCGGGGCGCCAATCCATGAACAAGACGCTGCAATATGCCGCCGTTTGGGGGTTTATCATTCTGGGGGCCGTCGCCGCCGTGGGCCTGTGGGATGACATTTCGCGCACTGCATTGCCCTATCAGGCCACGGTCGTTAACGAAAACACCATCTCGGTGCCGCGCAGCCGCGATGGCCATTATTACCTGACCTTGCAGGTGAACGGGGCCGATATCCGCTTTGTCGTCGACACCGGGGCCACCGATATCGTGCTGTCGCAAGCCGACGCCAAGCGCGCAGGGCTCGACGTTGCCGATCTGGATTATTTCGGGCGTGCCGGCACCGCCAACGGCGAAGTTTCAACGGCGTCGGTGCGGTTGCAAAGCGTGGCGCTGGGCCCCATCGTAGACCATAATATTTCCGCAGTCGTGAATGGCGGCGAGATGAACGGATCGTTGCTGGGCATGGGCTATCTGCAACATTGGGGCAACATCTCGATTGCGCGCGATACGCTGACGTTAACCAGATAA
- the ndk gene encoding nucleoside-diphosphate kinase has product MALERTFSIIKPDATRRNLTGAINAKFEEAGLRIVAQKRIHLTKAQAGEFYAVHAERPFYDELCEFMASAPIVAQVLEGEGAIAKNREVMGATNPADAAPGTIRAEFAESVGENSVHGSDAPETAAVEIAYFFSGLELVG; this is encoded by the coding sequence ATGGCCCTTGAGCGCACATTCTCGATCATCAAACCCGACGCAACACGCCGCAATCTGACAGGCGCAATCAACGCCAAGTTCGAAGAAGCGGGCCTGCGCATCGTCGCACAGAAACGCATCCACCTGACCAAGGCACAAGCGGGCGAGTTCTATGCCGTGCACGCCGAGCGTCCGTTCTATGACGAACTGTGCGAATTCATGGCGTCCGCGCCCATCGTCGCACAAGTACTGGAAGGCGAAGGCGCCATCGCGAAAAACCGCGAAGTCATGGGCGCCACCAACCCCGCAGACGCAGCCCCCGGCACCATCCGCGCCGAATTCGCCGAAAGCGTTGGCGAAAACTCGGTTCACGGGTCGGACGCGCCTGAAACAGCCGCAGTCGAAATCGCGTATTTCTTCTCGGGTCTGGAACTGGTGGGCTAA
- a CDS encoding leucyl aminopeptidase — MTARPTPMTQVTFEALDIDALAAATGRVAVVLEADGKLDTAGRRINKLTKGALARLVESQAFTDLKQGGLTTLAVPAGMAAEAVDVVCLSRRPSVADARKAGAALAKVRGRADMLVCAASMRHAAELGFGLAMRDYSFNAHKSDAKPAEGAVRVMCAKPDEVQTTAAPLMAVAEGAFFTRDLVNEPANVLTTTEFADRLMAMEEIGLTVEILDEDQLASLGMGSILCVGQGSDSPSKVVVMQWNGGTKGDAPLALVGKGVVFDTGGISLKPAAGMEDMTMDMGGAGVVAGVMRALALRKAKANVVGLVGLVENMPSGNAVRPGDVVTSMKGDTIEVINTDAEGRLVLCDVMWYAQERFKPTGMIDLATLTGAIIIGLGHENAGVFSNDDTLCNAFLKAAQSENEGAWRMPLGQAYDDQLKSRIADMKNVGGRPAGSITAAQFLKRFVKDETPWIHLDIAGVASVTSETALAPKGATGWGVAALNRLVSDMCEGK; from the coding sequence ATGACCGCCCGACCGACACCGATGACCCAAGTCACCTTTGAGGCACTGGACATTGACGCGCTGGCCGCAGCCACAGGGCGCGTTGCCGTGGTGCTGGAAGCGGATGGCAAGCTGGACACCGCAGGCCGTCGCATCAACAAGCTGACCAAAGGCGCGCTGGCGCGGCTGGTGGAAAGCCAGGCGTTTACCGACCTGAAACAGGGCGGTCTGACCACATTGGCGGTGCCTGCAGGGATGGCCGCCGAGGCGGTGGACGTTGTGTGCCTGTCGCGTCGCCCGTCGGTGGCTGATGCCCGCAAAGCCGGCGCCGCATTGGCCAAGGTGCGGGGCCGGGCCGATATGCTGGTCTGTGCCGCCAGTATGCGCCACGCCGCCGAACTGGGCTTTGGCCTTGCGATGCGCGACTACAGCTTTAACGCCCACAAGAGCGACGCCAAACCTGCCGAGGGCGCGGTGCGTGTCATGTGCGCCAAACCCGACGAGGTGCAGACCACCGCCGCGCCGCTGATGGCCGTGGCCGAGGGCGCATTCTTTACCCGCGATCTGGTGAACGAACCGGCCAACGTTCTGACCACCACTGAATTTGCCGACCGTCTGATGGCGATGGAAGAGATCGGGTTGACGGTTGAGATTCTGGATGAAGATCAGCTTGCAAGCCTTGGAATGGGTTCGATTTTGTGTGTGGGGCAGGGGTCTGACAGCCCGTCGAAAGTGGTTGTCATGCAGTGGAACGGCGGCACCAAGGGCGACGCGCCGCTGGCGCTGGTTGGCAAGGGTGTGGTGTTTGACACCGGCGGTATCAGCCTGAAACCCGCGGCCGGTATGGAAGATATGACCATGGACATGGGCGGCGCGGGCGTTGTGGCCGGTGTGATGCGCGCACTGGCGCTGCGCAAGGCCAAGGCCAACGTCGTCGGGCTGGTCGGGCTGGTCGAAAACATGCCCTCGGGCAATGCCGTGCGCCCCGGCGATGTTGTGACCTCGATGAAGGGCGACACCATCGAGGTGATCAACACCGATGCCGAGGGGCGTCTCGTTCTGTGCGACGTGATGTGGTATGCGCAAGAGCGGTTCAAACCGACGGGCATGATTGATCTGGCCACGCTGACCGGCGCGATCATCATCGGTCTGGGCCATGAAAACGCTGGTGTGTTTTCCAACGACGATACGCTGTGCAATGCGTTCCTGAAAGCGGCGCAGTCCGAAAACGAAGGTGCGTGGCGGATGCCGCTGGGACAGGCCTATGACGACCAGTTGAAAAGCCGCATTGCCGATATGAAAAACGTGGGCGGACGCCCTGCGGGGTCGATCACTGCGGCACAGTTCCTCAAACGGTTTGTCAAGGATGAGACGCCTTGGATCCACCTTGATATTGCAGGTGTCGCCTCGGTTACATCAGAAACGGCACTGGCCCCCAAGGGCGCGACGGGCTGGGGTGTTGCGGCGCTGAACCGGCTGGTTTCGGACATGTGCGAAGGCAAGTAA